A region of Desulfolithobacter dissulfuricans DNA encodes the following proteins:
- the trkA gene encoding Trk system potassium transporter TrkA, with product MIVGAGLVGQYLCEKFSSEGQEVILIDRDKEKLQRLERELNILVVHGSGASARVLAEAGISKTDLFIAVTDSDEVNLVACFMSRQYDVTTRIARVKSEDLLMPGSALNEDALGIDLIISPDWAMAEEIIKLIHVSEAFDTAEFAEGQVMLLGYTVHEDHPFIGLSLFELGRKHGTQQYVMTAIIRDGETIIPRGEDVIQAGDKIYLMVLRRDMARVEQLFHFASRLPSRVFIIGGGDIGYMVARQLEELHIDIKIVEVDEERCEFLSENLAHSIVLNMDGLEAHDLLEEGIDRADLVIAVTDSATTNILASLLTKYHGTKRCITKITRHDFIPMLDKLGIDVALSPRQVAADMILRYVRRADIISVATILDTDAEVMEVTVPDRKRFDNVPLKDLGCPRGSVVGAIVRDREVFIPSGDSIIRPGDNLVIFFTKDAARDVEKFFNPDA from the coding sequence ATGATTGTCGGTGCCGGCCTGGTAGGCCAGTACCTGTGCGAAAAGTTTTCCTCAGAAGGTCAGGAGGTTATCCTCATTGACCGGGACAAGGAAAAACTGCAGCGCCTGGAGCGGGAACTCAATATTCTCGTGGTGCATGGCTCCGGCGCCTCAGCCCGGGTCCTGGCGGAAGCCGGTATTTCCAAAACCGACCTGTTCATTGCGGTCACCGACAGCGACGAGGTCAACCTGGTGGCCTGTTTCATGTCCCGCCAGTACGATGTGACCACCCGGATTGCCCGGGTCAAGAGTGAAGACCTGCTCATGCCCGGCTCGGCTCTGAACGAAGACGCTCTGGGCATTGATCTGATCATCAGTCCGGACTGGGCCATGGCCGAGGAAATCATCAAGCTCATCCATGTTTCCGAGGCCTTTGACACCGCCGAGTTCGCCGAGGGTCAGGTCATGCTGCTCGGCTACACCGTGCACGAGGACCATCCCTTCATCGGGTTGTCCCTTTTCGAGCTCGGCCGCAAGCATGGCACCCAGCAGTATGTAATGACCGCCATCATCCGCGACGGCGAGACCATCATTCCCCGGGGCGAGGACGTGATCCAGGCCGGAGATAAGATCTATCTCATGGTTCTGCGGCGCGACATGGCCCGGGTGGAACAGCTGTTCCATTTTGCCAGCCGACTGCCCAGCCGAGTCTTTATCATCGGTGGCGGCGATATCGGCTACATGGTGGCCCGTCAGCTCGAGGAGCTGCATATCGATATCAAGATCGTCGAGGTTGACGAGGAACGATGCGAGTTTCTGTCCGAGAACCTGGCCCACTCCATTGTCCTCAACATGGACGGGCTCGAGGCCCACGATCTGCTGGAGGAAGGGATTGACCGGGCCGACCTGGTCATCGCGGTGACCGATTCGGCCACCACCAATATCCTGGCCTCCCTGCTGACCAAGTACCATGGCACCAAACGGTGCATCACCAAGATAACCCGCCACGATTTCATCCCCATGCTGGACAAGCTCGGCATCGACGTGGCCCTCAGCCCGCGCCAGGTTGCGGCGGACATGATCCTGCGCTATGTTCGCCGGGCGGATATCATCTCGGTGGCCACTATCCTGGACACCGATGCCGAGGTCATGGAAGTAACAGTGCCGGACCGCAAGCGGTTCGACAACGTTCCACTCAAGGACCTGGGCTGCCCCCGCGGCTCCGTGGTCGGCGCCATTGTCCGGGACCGGGAGGTTTTCATCCCCTCGGGTGACAGTATCATCCGGCCCGGGGACAACCTGGTCATCTTTTTCACCAAGGACGCGGCCAGGGACGTGGAGAAATTCTTCAATCCCGATGCCTGA
- a CDS encoding TrkH family potassium uptake protein, with amino-acid sequence MRIGGVLNLLGKLLIILSLMLLTPVPFSIYYQDGMMATFLACSGLGLVAGTILVAIFLPEKELGYKDGFAIVAFSWLALALLGALPYHISGHVGSFIDAFFESMSGFTTTGSTILSDIEILPKSLLFWRTMTHWLGGMGIIVLTLAILPLLGIGGMQLFQAEVPGPTKDRLAPRIQDTARILWSVYLLMTVMETVLLMLGGVDFFNALTHSFATLATGGFSNHNASIAQYQSLYIQSVIILFMFLAGANFSLHFLVLRGDFKAYWKNEEFRLYLSIILIATLLIFTVNHFSGLYVEAGRNLRDVLFQVVSIMTTTGFGTADFDTWPPFSRIMLVTLMFVGGCAGSTGGGIKVVRFLLFFKYARSQLHKLVHPRQVETIKLGNTRVPQDVMIAILSFFAIYLAVFLIASLIITALGVDIITGPSAVIATLNNIGPGLHLVGPTQNFGHLPGLAKLVLIFCMLAGRLELYTIAILLTPCYWEMTRRPKLRWQKRTTEHK; translated from the coding sequence ATGCGAATCGGTGGTGTACTCAATCTCCTGGGCAAGCTGCTCATCATCCTGTCGCTGATGCTGCTCACCCCGGTGCCTTTTTCCATCTATTACCAGGATGGAATGATGGCCACCTTTCTGGCCTGTTCCGGCCTGGGACTGGTGGCCGGCACCATCCTGGTGGCCATCTTCCTGCCGGAAAAGGAGCTGGGCTACAAGGACGGTTTTGCCATTGTCGCCTTCAGCTGGCTGGCCCTGGCCCTGCTCGGTGCCCTGCCCTATCATATTTCCGGCCACGTGGGCTCGTTTATCGACGCCTTCTTCGAGTCCATGTCCGGCTTCACCACCACCGGCTCGACCATCCTCAGCGACATCGAAATTCTCCCCAAGAGTCTTTTGTTCTGGCGCACCATGACCCACTGGCTGGGCGGCATGGGTATTATCGTCCTGACCCTGGCCATCCTGCCCCTGCTGGGGATTGGCGGCATGCAGCTCTTCCAGGCCGAAGTACCCGGCCCCACCAAGGACCGGCTGGCACCGCGCATCCAGGACACGGCCCGCATCCTCTGGTCGGTCTATCTGCTGATGACCGTCATGGAGACCGTACTTCTGATGCTGGGCGGAGTGGACTTTTTCAACGCCCTGACCCATTCGTTCGCCACCCTGGCCACCGGTGGTTTTTCCAACCACAACGCCTCCATCGCCCAGTACCAGTCGCTCTACATCCAGTCGGTGATTATCCTGTTCATGTTCCTGGCCGGGGCCAACTTTTCCCTCCATTTCCTCGTCCTGCGGGGCGATTTCAAAGCTTATTGGAAAAACGAGGAGTTCCGCCTCTACCTGTCGATTATCCTGATCGCCACCCTGCTGATCTTTACGGTCAATCACTTCTCCGGCCTCTACGTCGAAGCCGGCCGCAACCTGCGCGACGTCCTCTTTCAGGTGGTCTCGATCATGACCACCACCGGCTTTGGCACCGCTGATTTCGATACCTGGCCGCCCTTTTCCCGTATCATGCTGGTCACCCTGATGTTTGTCGGCGGCTGTGCCGGCTCCACCGGCGGGGGAATCAAGGTGGTCCGCTTTCTCCTCTTCTTCAAGTACGCCCGCTCCCAGCTGCATAAGCTGGTCCATCCCCGCCAGGTGGAAACCATCAAGCTGGGCAACACCCGGGTGCCCCAGGACGTGATGATCGCTATTTTAAGCTTCTTTGCCATCTACCTGGCCGTGTTTCTCATCGCCAGCCTGATCATCACCGCTCTCGGGGTGGACATCATCACCGGGCCAAGCGCGGTGATCGCCACCCTCAACAATATCGGTCCCGGGTTACACCTGGTGGGTCCGACCCAGAATTTCGGCCACCTGCCGGGCCTGGCCAAGCTGGTACTCATCTTCTGCATGCTGGCCGGCCGCCTGGAACTCTACACCATCGCCATCCTGCTCACGCCCTGTTACTGGGAGATGACCCGGCGGCCGAAGCTGCGCTGGCAGAAACGAACCACCGAACACAAATAA
- a CDS encoding class I SAM-dependent methyltransferase, translating into MNITSFEDIDWNALWHLARKKKSWRSKGAADWDRRAPSFARRTASSIYTEKFLQLLQPDPGWSVLDVGCGPGSLTLPLARKVLRVTALDFSQAMLDILERDAVRQGIDNITPVHLSWTDDWASHGLKPHDLAIASRSMSVPDLREALEKLNAFATRRVCLTDRVAHGPMDPDAFAALGRKLESGPDYIYTINLLYQLGHRASVNFIELEKELHYSSFAEAMESYTWMFRDLTAGERQRLEDYVRSIATFHGDGSVTTRRQHPPIWAFISWKPRQERN; encoded by the coding sequence ATGAACATTACCTCTTTCGAAGACATAGACTGGAACGCGCTCTGGCACCTGGCCAGGAAAAAGAAATCATGGCGCTCCAAGGGAGCGGCGGACTGGGACAGGAGGGCGCCTTCCTTTGCCCGTCGTACGGCCAGCTCCATCTACACTGAAAAATTCCTCCAGCTGCTCCAGCCCGACCCGGGCTGGTCTGTGCTGGATGTGGGTTGCGGACCGGGCAGCCTCACCCTGCCCCTTGCCAGAAAGGTCCTCAGGGTCACGGCCCTGGATTTTTCCCAGGCCATGCTGGACATCCTTGAACGGGATGCGGTCCGGCAGGGTATCGACAACATAACTCCAGTCCATCTCTCCTGGACCGACGACTGGGCCTCCCACGGTCTCAAGCCCCACGACCTGGCCATCGCCTCCCGCTCCATGTCTGTCCCTGACCTGCGCGAGGCCCTGGAAAAACTCAACGCCTTTGCCACCAGGCGGGTCTGCTTGACCGACCGGGTGGCCCACGGTCCCATGGATCCCGATGCCTTCGCCGCCCTAGGGCGCAAGCTTGAATCCGGACCCGACTACATATATACGATCAACCTCCTCTACCAGCTGGGGCATCGCGCCTCGGTGAATTTCATCGAGCTGGAAAAAGAACTCCACTACAGCTCCTTTGCCGAGGCCATGGAAAGCTACACCTGGATGTTCAGGGACCTGACCGCCGGGGAGCGGCAGCGACTGGAGGACTACGTCCGCTCCATCGCCACTTTCCACGGGGACGGCTCGGTCACCACCCGGCGCCAGCACCCGCCCATCTGGGCCTTTATCAGCTGGAAACCACGCCAGGAGCGCAACTGA